GCTAAGAAACTAATTCGGAGAATTAGAACCTCTCCCTCGGCAATGAATGCGTTGCTTTTCAATAGTTTTGTTTTAGGAATTCATCAATATTTCAAAAGGGCTACCAAGGTTAATCTCGAGTTTTCACGTCTTGCCTATGATTTAGGTGCGTTCATTTACAATCATCTTAGACCAGTGGGCAAATACGGTCATCCAGCTAATCCGCCACCAACTTATAAAAAGATGTATCCTAATAGATTTAAAACATTTCAAATTGCTGGTGTATATCTATTCCCACTTTCGGATGTAAAAACGTTGAATGCCTTTGGATTTACTCCAAAAATGACGCCTTTCACGGAAGAAGGAAGGAATATGATACACAAAAAGCTGCGTTCAGACATCCAAAGCGAAATAGGCTTACTCATGAAATCAACACTTCCAAACCGAAGTATTGAATACATGGATAACCGAATCAGCAGGTACAGTATGAAGATGGGAAAATGTGAAATCACAGGCGCTGAATTGCCTGCGGCTGATGTTCACTGTCACCATTATGTACCATTAAGCCTTGGCGGAAATGACCAATTTGATAATCTCCGTATCCTTCATAAAGGAATACACAAGTTAATCCATGCCACTAATAAAAAGATGATTGATGGACTTATAAAAGGATTTCAGCTTACTGGAGACATGATAAATAAAGTCAATCGTTTCCGTAGGAAATGTGAGCTTGAAACGATTTAAAAATTCCAAACATGAAGTAACGAGGAACTTATAACTCAGTATATTTTGTTAGATGGAACGCGGAGTGCGGGGAAACCTGCACGCTCCGTGTGGAGCAGGGGAAAAGCTGGAGATGACCTCAAAGGCTTACCTATTGCAAACTATTCTGGAACAAGAATATGCGCCCTGTAAGTGAAGACGCAATACTGTTAAATAAAGCATCCAGATAGTAGGATTTCTGTATTCATGGTATAATGAAGATGGGCTGTGGGCTTGTTTTTGACAGGTCAAATACATTTTCCACCTTGCAATTATTATTTCTCATCCAGAGGTGAGCTGACGTGGAATATAGACAAATGAAATACTTTGTTACAATAGTTAATACGAGAAGTTATTCCGAGGCTGCTAAAAGCTTATTTGTGACTCAACCGACATTGTCGTGGAACATGCAAAAGTTGGAGGAGGAATTGAATGTTAACTTATTCGATAAGTCGAATCAAAGTGTAAGATTAACTCAACCAGGCCAAATTTTTTATGAAGGTTCGAAAAAATTCTGGCTGATGTTGGTAGTCTGATCACAAATATCGAAGAAGAAGTTAAAAAAGAGAACAAGAAATTAAAAGTTGGTATGACAGTCTTGTTCGCGATTCAATATATGGATCAAATTGTTCATTACATAACAATGAATCCTGATGTTGAACTGGCGTTCGCCCAAGGCGGCTCTGTTAAATTACAAAGAATGTTAGCTACTAAAGAAATAGATATTGGCCTTTTGTCGTTTCCTAATTATGAACCATCGATTACGATTCAAAAGCTTAAAACATCTCATCACAGTTATGATGTATCTGTGGTCATGCCTTATGACCATCCGCTTGCAGATAAGAAGTCTATTAAAATATCTGATCTTGAGGGGTATAAGATATGTTCTCTTTCTGATAGTTATGTTTTAGGCAGGGTAATTGAAGAACGTTGCCATGACTATGGTTTTCATCCCAATATTATTTTTACGAATAGTAACTGGGAAGTTATTTTACAGAACACATTAACAACCGGTGGAATAACATTTATGCCTACTCCACTGAAAAAATTGAGTAATTTCGGTGAATTAGTATGGATTCCATTAGACGATAAAGCTAATCAATTTGAAATCGGTGTAGCTAAGCGAAAAGATGAACAATTAAATTCGGTTGCTGTTAAGTTTATTGACCATATCAAACATAACTAGCTTGTTATTTGAGGCAAGCGATCCTCTATAAAAAGTAAAGCAGCAGTCATGACGATTAATCAAGCTGCTGCTTCTATCCTTATATCTATTTCCTAAAATATATTTTTGAGTTGATCTGAATCACCTTGTTGCTAATACTTGTTCCTTTGCGTGAATAAGTCGGGTCGTTAATTCATTATAAGGAGCTGTCGTATTAAAATCCTCTGAAGCCATTCTGGCAATAGCTCCATTTAAAAAGTCTACTTCTGTTAGACGATGATTCTGAACAAGGTCTTGATGCATCGAAGGATAGTGACTTCCAATATTTCTGGCTGACTCCAGAATATACTGGACCATCTCACCTTCATCCAATTGTGTTCCTTTTTGAGAAGCAATGTTAACAAATTCTTTAACAATAGAACGGATAATTGGCTCAGACTGATTGGTCGCTGCAAATTCGGCCAAATTACAGTCCAGTAGTGCACAGGTTGCATTCATGGCCCCATTGACACATGCCTTTCTCCAAATAGAGAATTTAACGTCTTCACTGTAGCTCGTATTTAATCCTGCATCATCAAGCATTTTGACAATGTTACGTGCCATTTGAGCCTCTGATTCTCCATGGACAAAGTTTTGAATTTCAGTCGTTCCGGCTCCTGAAAAAGCAACATGTCCTGGTCCCTCTAAATGCGAAGTCAATATGGTAACACCCAGGAAAATATTTTCCATGGGAATATAGTGTTTCAACACGTCTTCGTGCCCAATACCATTTAACAGACTGACAACACTTGTCTTTGGACCGAGGATAGGCTTGATATCTTCAAGCATATCCCCGAGCCCCATTGATTTAGTAAACATAAATACAACATCCACGACATCATTAACTTCATTTGGATAATAAATGGGAATATTAACAACATGCTGT
This sequence is a window from Lentibacillus sp. JNUCC-1. Protein-coding genes within it:
- a CDS encoding LysR family transcriptional regulator; this translates as MKYFVTIVNTRSYSEAAKSLFVTQPTLSWNMQKLEEELNVNLFDKSNQSVRLTQPGQIFYEGSKKFWLMLVV
- a CDS encoding LysR family transcriptional regulator substrate-binding protein, whose amino-acid sequence is MEEEVKKENKKLKVGMTVLFAIQYMDQIVHYITMNPDVELAFAQGGSVKLQRMLATKEIDIGLLSFPNYEPSITIQKLKTSHHSYDVSVVMPYDHPLADKKSIKISDLEGYKICSLSDSYVLGRVIEERCHDYGFHPNIIFTNSNWEVILQNTLTTGGITFMPTPLKKLSNFGELVWIPLDDKANQFEIGVAKRKDEQLNSVAVKFIDHIKHN
- a CDS encoding 2-dehydropantoate 2-reductase is translated as MKVAIAGSGAIGSRFGYMLHKAGNDVILIDKWPEHVNTIRSNGFTVDEDNKQHVVNIPIYYPNEVNDVVDVVFMFTKSMGLGDMLEDIKPILGPKTSVVSLLNGIGHEDVLKHYIPMENIFLGVTILTSHLEGPGHVAFSGAGTTEIQNFVHGESEAQMARNIVKMLDDAGLNTSYSEDVKFSIWRKACVNGAMNATCALLDCNLAEFAATNQSEPIIRSIVKEFVNIASQKGTQLDEGEMVQYILESARNIGSHYPSMHQDLVQNHRLTEVDFLNGAIARMASEDFNTTAPYNELTTRLIHAKEQVLATR